Proteins encoded together in one Acipenser ruthenus chromosome 22, fAciRut3.2 maternal haplotype, whole genome shotgun sequence window:
- the LOC117431345 gene encoding D(1) dopamine receptor-like isoform X2 codes for MYCIRGVMTSAFGGEMMGFNITAVNDSDIAKKDSSVRVLTGCFLSLLILTTLLGNTLVCVAVTKFRHLRSKVTNFFVISLAVSDLLVAILVMPWKAVTEIAGFWPFGSFCNVWVAFDIMCSTASILNLCIISVDRYWAISSPFRYERKMTPKVAFIMISVAWTLSVLISFIPVQLNWHKAQATSFTAFNVSYEGSLMDNCDSSLNRTYAISSSLISFYIPVAIMLVTYTRIYRIAQKQIRRISALERAAEHAKNRHSSTMDSESSFKMSFKRETKVLKTLSVIMGVFVCCWLPFFILNCMVPFCEHALPSGDADFPCISSTTFDVFVWFGWANSSLNPIIYAFNADFRKAFSVLLGCHRLCPTSNVIETVSINNNGAAASSFHYQPKGFIPKEENVTYLIPHSILCQEDKTERKEEDDSGIKTLDRLSPAVSG; via the exons ATGTATTGCATCAGGGGAGTTATGACTTCTGCTTTTGGAGGAGAAATGATGGGTTTTAACATCACAGCAGTTAATGATAGTGATATTGCAAAGAAAGACTCGTCAGTTCGAGTTTTGACTGGCTGCTTTCTGTCACTCTTGATACTGACGACTCTACTGGGAAACACATTGGTCTGTGTTGCTGTTACTAAGTTTCGTCACTTAAGGTCTAAAGTAACTAACTTCTTTGTAATATCCCTGGCTGTTTCTGATCTGTTAGTTGCAATTTTGGTGATGCCTTGGAAAGCTGTGACAGAAATAGCTGGGTTCTGGCCCTTTGGTTCCTTCTGTAACGTCTGGGTGGCTTTTGATATAATGTGTTCCACTGCCTCTATTTTAAACCTTTGTATTATCAGCGTGGACAGATATTGGGCTATCTCAAGCCCATTCAGATACGAGAGAAAGATGACCCCAAAAGTGGCATTTATCATGATAAGTGTTGCATGGACCTTGTCAGTGCTGATCTCTTTCATTCCAGTGCAACTGAACTGGCACAAGGCTCAAGCTACCAGCTTTACGGCATTCAATGTCAGCTATGAAGGTTCGTTGATGGATAACTGCGACTCGAGCCTGAACCGAACCTATGCCATCTCTTCTTCTTTGATTAGCTTTTACATACCAGTTGCAATCATGCTAGTCACCTATACTCGGATTTACAGAATTGCCCAGAAACAAATCAGGCGGATCTCTGCCTTGGAGAGGGCTGCAGAACATGCCAAGAATCGACACAGCAGCACTATGGACTCTGAAAGCTCATTTAAAATGTCGTTCAAAAGAGAAACCaaagttttaaaaacactgtCGGTTATAATGGGGGTCTTTGTGTGCTGCTGGTTGCCCTTTTTTATACTGAACTGCATGGTGCCCTTTTGTGAACACGCTTTGCCAAGTGGAGATGCTGACTTTCCTTGCATCAGTTCCACCACCTTTGATGTATTCGTCTGGTTTGGGTGGGCTAACTCTTCGCTGAACCCTATCATCTATGCCTTTAATGCAGATTTTCGCAAGGCTTTCTCTGTTCTCTTGGGATGCCACAGGCTGTGCCCCACAAGCAACGTCATAGAGACTGTGAGCATTAACAACAATGGAGCAGCTGCATCGTCTTTCCATTATCAACCAAAAGGATTCATCCCTAAAGAAGAAAATGTGACCTACCTGATCCCTCACTCCATTCTTTGCCAGGAAGATAAAACTGAAAGGAAAGAGGAGGACGATTCTGGGATTAAGACCCTGGACAGATTGTCTCCAGCTGTTTCAG GTTAA
- the LOC117431345 gene encoding D(1) dopamine receptor-like isoform X1, whose translation MYCIRGVMTSAFGGEMMGFNITAVNDSDIAKKDSSVRVLTGCFLSLLILTTLLGNTLVCVAVTKFRHLRSKVTNFFVISLAVSDLLVAILVMPWKAVTEIAGFWPFGSFCNVWVAFDIMCSTASILNLCIISVDRYWAISSPFRYERKMTPKVAFIMISVAWTLSVLISFIPVQLNWHKAQATSFTAFNVSYEGSLMDNCDSSLNRTYAISSSLISFYIPVAIMLVTYTRIYRIAQKQIRRISALERAAEHAKNRHSSTMDSESSFKMSFKRETKVLKTLSVIMGVFVCCWLPFFILNCMVPFCEHALPSGDADFPCISSTTFDVFVWFGWANSSLNPIIYAFNADFRKAFSVLLGCHRLCPTSNVIETVSINNNGAAASSFHYQPKGFIPKEENVTYLIPHSILCQEDKTERKEEDDSGIKTLDRLSPAVSGTLDSDIDVSLEKINPITQNGQQKHEQNQHSAV comes from the coding sequence ATGTATTGCATCAGGGGAGTTATGACTTCTGCTTTTGGAGGAGAAATGATGGGTTTTAACATCACAGCAGTTAATGATAGTGATATTGCAAAGAAAGACTCGTCAGTTCGAGTTTTGACTGGCTGCTTTCTGTCACTCTTGATACTGACGACTCTACTGGGAAACACATTGGTCTGTGTTGCTGTTACTAAGTTTCGTCACTTAAGGTCTAAAGTAACTAACTTCTTTGTAATATCCCTGGCTGTTTCTGATCTGTTAGTTGCAATTTTGGTGATGCCTTGGAAAGCTGTGACAGAAATAGCTGGGTTCTGGCCCTTTGGTTCCTTCTGTAACGTCTGGGTGGCTTTTGATATAATGTGTTCCACTGCCTCTATTTTAAACCTTTGTATTATCAGCGTGGACAGATATTGGGCTATCTCAAGCCCATTCAGATACGAGAGAAAGATGACCCCAAAAGTGGCATTTATCATGATAAGTGTTGCATGGACCTTGTCAGTGCTGATCTCTTTCATTCCAGTGCAACTGAACTGGCACAAGGCTCAAGCTACCAGCTTTACGGCATTCAATGTCAGCTATGAAGGTTCGTTGATGGATAACTGCGACTCGAGCCTGAACCGAACCTATGCCATCTCTTCTTCTTTGATTAGCTTTTACATACCAGTTGCAATCATGCTAGTCACCTATACTCGGATTTACAGAATTGCCCAGAAACAAATCAGGCGGATCTCTGCCTTGGAGAGGGCTGCAGAACATGCCAAGAATCGACACAGCAGCACTATGGACTCTGAAAGCTCATTTAAAATGTCGTTCAAAAGAGAAACCaaagttttaaaaacactgtCGGTTATAATGGGGGTCTTTGTGTGCTGCTGGTTGCCCTTTTTTATACTGAACTGCATGGTGCCCTTTTGTGAACACGCTTTGCCAAGTGGAGATGCTGACTTTCCTTGCATCAGTTCCACCACCTTTGATGTATTCGTCTGGTTTGGGTGGGCTAACTCTTCGCTGAACCCTATCATCTATGCCTTTAATGCAGATTTTCGCAAGGCTTTCTCTGTTCTCTTGGGATGCCACAGGCTGTGCCCCACAAGCAACGTCATAGAGACTGTGAGCATTAACAACAATGGAGCAGCTGCATCGTCTTTCCATTATCAACCAAAAGGATTCATCCCTAAAGAAGAAAATGTGACCTACCTGATCCCTCACTCCATTCTTTGCCAGGAAGATAAAACTGAAAGGAAAGAGGAGGACGATTCTGGGATTAAGACCCTGGACAGATTGTCTCCAGCTGTTTCAGGTACCTTGGACAGTGACATAGATGTTTCTTTAGAAAAGATCAACCCTATAACTCAAAATGGACAACAAAAACATGAGCAAAATCAACACAGTGCCGTGTGA
- the LOC117973814 gene encoding sideroflexin-1, with protein MSAELPKDINVKEPRWDQETMSGRAKHFFTVTDPRNILLTNEQLDNAKKIIHDYRQGSVSPGLTEDELWRAKYIYDSAFHPDTGEKMILIGRMSAQVPMNMTITGCMMTFYKTTPAVIFWQWINQSFNAIVNYTNRSGDAPLTVSQLGTAYVSATTGAVATALGLNALTKRVSPLIGRFVPFAAVAAANCINIPLMRQRELKYGIPVTDENDNRLGESTKAAQQAITQVVISRILMAAPGMAIPPFIMNTLEKRAFLKRFPWMNAPIQVGLVGFCLVFATPLCCALFPQKSSISVSRLEPELQEKIRKTNPGVERVYFNKGL; from the exons ATGTCTGCCGAACTGCCTAAAGATATTAATGTCAAGGAGCCCCGCTGGGATCAGGAGACGATGTCTGGAAGAGCAAAGCACTTTTTTACTGTAACAGACCCCAGGAATATTCTGTTAACCAATGAACAGCTGGACAATGCGAAAAAAATAATACACGATTACAG gCAAGGTTCTGTGTCCCCAGGCCTGACAGAAGATGAGCTCTGGAGGGCGAAGTACATCTACGACTCCGCCTTCCACCCGGATACCGGGGAAAAGATGATTCTGATTGGCAGAATGTCTGCCCAGGTGCCAATGAATATGACCATCACAGGATGTATGATGACCTTCTACAA GACAACCCCAGCGGTTATTTTTTGGCAGTGGATTAACCAGTCTTTCAACGCAATAGTAAATTACACCAATAGGAGTGGAGATGCACCCCTTACTGTAAG TCAGCTTGGTACAGCCTATGTGTCTGCCACCACCGGTGCTGTTGCTACTGCTTTAGGACTTAATGCACTAACAAAG CGTGTTTCACCACTTATTGGCCGTTTTGTTCCCTTTGCCGCTGTAGCTGCTGCTAACTGTATCAATATTCCACTAATGAGGCAAAG GGAATTGAAATACGGTATTCCTGTCACAGATGAAAACGATAACCGGTTAGGAGAATCAACAAAAGCGGCCCAGCAAGCCATTACACAGGTGGTCATCTCCAGGATCCTGATGGCTGCCCCTGGCATGG CTATCCCACCTTTCATTATGAACACTTTGGAAAAGAGAGCCTTTTTAAAG AGATTTCCATGGATGAATGCCCCGATCCAGGTGGGACTGGTTGGGTTCTG TTTGGTGTTCGCAACTCCCCTGTGCTGTGCGTTGTTTCCACAAAAGAG CTCCATATCAGTGAGCCGCTTGGAGCCTGAACTACAAGAGAAGATCAGAAAGACAAACCCTGGTGTGGAACGCGTCTACTTCAACAAAGGACTGTAA